The Periplaneta americana isolate PAMFEO1 chromosome 10, P.americana_PAMFEO1_priV1, whole genome shotgun sequence genome includes a window with the following:
- the LOC138707419 gene encoding uncharacterized protein isoform X2, which translates to MEQLERITYSKLPGHVNLNAPMYEMDVALFLFLRGINDGRPFILASNMKAAGQFDDVVFKHIDSNGSKVHFIQVKHKDNSRYIIRPETLSGSKGEFSILKYFKSFCDIRKNCVDHKDLKVLGDFDNFEFVIFTNAGVNKQFTCDEKATLTSIGSSISFHEHSNKNIVHQTFEEWKRFQEFFRDVNDEDIPEKIREFKKKVTVREIIQELESKNVKDLEEKFGDFSFFEEYLNKLKLYSKQVITEKSIKEQIEIACEASSAGVDTIYEKCRFAMREWWEKCNFHLNESAIFWRKIRDDFLSAAKKISESKVELFEELNIVFSDSAVSSMQIAVESGQVVHISPRGSETILSTLKVYQAVKSSQLQTFIITDLDNLISKQEEILKCWETKWCTYLIIEQCQQTSSDVRNLCKNVIDVLNRRASKKIVLVAPQSSTVASELATGTTLQVVPLQDSCTFNDFNQETQNFLLKTEINFQGKSVSLGSFLHTGDNLKMAINNDLVCKLIKKQQIEIGKALTEKIDFYVQRTLIRYIYVDNYKELTRCQTHDHVFAISGMSHSELRNLVLPYDKIIPVVEWPFLFQKLDPTHSNVIEFKDYDKEGSFQKLSESYECIHWFHKEGERLVWKASKGDMTPVYEHIDTIIWRKYEPKKLTDIDDKVVVIVATPGMGKTTLLTHLAAEMKDCDPSCWIVRVDLNDHSKFLYSIKNNIDTELCIDIILEFLWKDVLKLGNGISSEFEHKLFEQSLKEGKVYIMFDGYDEISPSYAEVVSIMLKKLQEFNVGKLWVTTRPVMRKRLEKTLSTIPFSFQPIRCADQISLLQQVWKKKYPDIRQDVLKNFVTELLQITASSLSDKEKELTGIPLQTNMLAEVFEPELYNCYKTGKIPLPKTLNVLQLYKKFINKKIDIYYKEKKKTDLTNGFEQDVYDMFRKIFMENHTACGIVSVIPKEKLKDLQGFQSPDKSFLKKVENGSEKTGVIDDITDGKPHFTHKTFAEYFTARWFSKHYSRNREMVMDIISAPCYNVVKIIFDRVLARGSALHMAVLDSDRDRVEQAINATENINTLDKGGRTALHLAVSLKNGQKDSEDSESFSSFIYTDTEGTTSEHHITQLLLERNASVNIKDKVLCWTPLQYTDRLNGNFRLVGMLLQYGANPRDISKSKMMLIKNNVEENIKVAIKQGYIELITWMIEFGFDVNLKLPCDNCRISNRYSTVFHESILCEQLEVARILIDNGANVDMRDCEGNTALHLAAKEGKLQAVTFLLKNKSDFNLLNENRDTPLHVATRSGKLEVVQCLVESGASIISGDKDATGRTALHVAANQNNLDIVKYLYENGGHKVCNRSCIIQETPLHIAASYGRYNNVKFLAERAIHVDVADNKGNTALHNALVFGKSVDVIKCLVEAGANIYKENNRGETALHLAADSNKMEILNYFAEKRANFNIQNKRGITPLHRVAEEGNMTVIRYLMERCSNIDTQDKDGDSSLLYAARKGNTEVVNYLIETAGVMVSVCNRSGNNALHCAAESGNLELVKYLLKKYRYLNRSNGHGETPLLTAALHKNWEVVKFLGRNKANLHAKRPDGITLLHIAAEQNNVDIVSMLLRKRFNVNLKTITGNTPLHIACQYGSVNVVKYLTNSDRNSTILNNPSKLTMNNEVTYDININLQNNDGRTALHVAVANRRLDIVEHLVDNGADVNLQDRQCLTPLCLALTLNSKDKKETNTIRNGKHLKGLEKEMTMVENLVSYLLKARTNNESMNAAMHMAVWQGKWGLVPLLVNAGADVNACYIYGLTALHKAAASGEYHVAEYLLQRKADVNKKDIHCITPLLYAAFSGYCSMIDLLVLHGARLKHKDKMGNTALHCATSSGHREAVKCLLGHGDVSLLRIKNGVKKTALDVAKVKQHHLVVEYLKSVTAQRTRIKSASFKGKGEIRERGNSSQKNQICGASNSKLKQRTKGTTKQKGRALHDKTNKLF; encoded by the exons ATGGAG CAACTAGAACGTATCACCTACAGTAAACTTCCAGGGCATGTCAACCTCAATGCCCCTATGTATGAGATGGATGTAGCTCTGTTCCTCTTCCTACGAGGGATAAATGATGGTCGCCCATTCATTCTGGCATCAAACATGAAAGCAGCAGGACAGTTTGACGATGTTGTTTTTAAACACATAGACAGTAATGGATCCAAAGTACATTTTATACAGGTCAAACATAAGGACAACAGTAGATATATAATCAGACCTGAAACCTTAAGTGGAAGTAAGGGTGAATTTAgtatcttaaaatattttaagtcaTTTTGTGACATAAGAAAAAACTGTGTCGATCACAAGGACCTCAAAGTTTTAGgtgattttgataattttgaatttgtaattttCACAAATGCTGGAGTGAATAAGCAGTTTACTTGTGATGAGAAAGCAACTCTGACTTCCATTGGTTCGAGTATTTCATTTCATGAGCATAGTAATAAGAACATTGTACACCaaacatttgaggaatggaaacgATTTCAAGAATTCTTTCGTGATGTAAATGATGAGGACATTCCTGAAAAAATACGTGAATTTAAGAAAAAAGTTACAGTTAGAGAAATAATTCAAGAGCTAGAAAGTAAGAATGTGAAAGATTTGGAAGAAAAGTTTggggatttttcattttttgaagaaTACCTGAACAAATTGAAGCTTTATTCAAAGCAGGTAATTACAGAGAAATCAATAAAAGAACAAATAGAAATTGCTTGTGAAGCTTCTAGTGCAGGTGTCGATACAATTTACGAGAAGTGCCGTTTTGCAATGAGAGAATGGTGGGAAAAGTGCAATTTTCATTTAAATGAATCAGCAATATTTTGGAGAAAAATCAGAGATGATTTCCTTTCTGCAGCTAAGAAAATTTCAGAATCTAAAGTTGAATTATTTGAGGAACTGAATATTGTGTTTAGTGATAGTGCTGTGTCTTCAATGCAAATAGCAGTAGAAAGTGGGCAAGTAGTTCATATTAGTCCCAGGGGAAGTGAAACAATTTTGAGCACTTTGAAAGTTTACCAAGCAGTAAAGTCTTCTCAGTTGCAAACATTCATCATCACTGACTTAGATAATTTGATCTCTAAACAAGAAGAGATTTTAAAATGCTGGGAAACAAAGTGGTGCACTTATCTTATTATTGAGCAATGCCAACAAACGAGTAGTGATGTAAGAAATCTCTGTAAAAATGTAATAGATGTTCTGAACAGACGTGCATCTAAGAAGATAGTTTTAGTGGCACCTCAGAGCAGTACTGTAGCTTCAGAACTGGCTACAGGTACCACCTTGCAAGTTGTCCCTCTACAAGACAGTTGCACTTTCAATGATTTTAACCAAGAGACACAGAATTTCCTTCTTAAGACAGAAATTAATTTCCAAGGTAAAAGTGTTTCCTTAGGCTCATTCTTGCATACAGGTGACAATCTGAAAATGGCCATTAATAATGACcttgtatgtaaattaataaagaaacaacaAATTGAAATTGGAAAGGCACTAACCGAGAAAATtgatttttatgtacaaagaactttGATACGCTATATATATGTGGACAACTACAAGGAACTGACAAGATGTCAAACTCATGACCATGTATTTGCAATAAGTGGAATGTCCCATTCAGAACTGCGAAACTTAGTGTTGCCATATGACAAAATTATTCCAGTTGTCGAGTGGCCTTTCCTTTTCCAGAAACTGGACCCCACCCATAGTAATGTAATTGAATTCAAGGATTACGATAAAGAAGGTAGTTTTCAAAAACTGTCTGAGTCATATGAATGTATTCATTGGTTCCACAAGGAAGGTGAAAGACTTGTATGGAAAGCATCAAAAGGTGATATGACTCCTGTCTATGAACACATTGATACTATTATTTGGCGAAAATATGAGCCAAAGAAGTTGACAGATATAGATGACAAGGTTGTGGTGATTGTTGCAACTCCTGGCATGGGAAAGACAACTCTCTTGACACATCTAGCTGCTGAAATGAAGGACTGTGATCCATCATGCTGGATAGTGAGGGTTGATTTAAATGATCACTCCAAGTTCttgtacagtattaagaataacaTAGATACAGAATTATGCATCGACATTATACTCGAATTTCTGTGGAAAGATGTTCTGAAGTTAGGGAATGGTATCAGTTCAGAATTTGAGCATAAGCTATTTGAACAGAGTTTGAAGGAGGGAAAAGTGTATATCATGTTTGatggatatgatgaaatttctCCTTCATATGCTGAAGTCGTTTCGATTATGCTAAAGAAACTTCAGGAATTCAATGTTGGTAAATTATGGGTAACTACCCGCCCGGTGATgaggaaaagattggagaaaacatTATCAACTATTCCATTTTCCTTTCAACCAATTAGATGTGCTGACCAGATATCATTATTGCAACAGGTATGGAAGAAAAAGTACCCGGACATTAGACAGGATGTACTGAAGAACTTTGTAACAGAACTGCTGCAAATAACAGCAAGCTCCCTCAGTgacaaggaaaaggaattgactggaaTCCCATTACAAACAAATATGTTGGCAGAAGTGTTTGAGCCTGAGCTGTACAACTGTTACAAGACTGGTAAGATACCATTACCAAAGACACTAAATGTTCTGCAGCTGTACAaaaagtttattaataaaaaaattgatatctactacaaggaaaagaaaaaaactgaCTTGACAAATGGTTTTGAGCAGGATGTCTATGATATGTTCCGGAAGATATTCATGGAGAATCATACAGCATGTGGTATAGTTTCTGTAATTCCAAAAGAAAAACTTAAAGATTTACAAGGCTTTCAAAGCCCAGACAAAAGTTTCCTGAAGAAAGTTGAGAATGGTTCAGAGAAAACCGGTGTTATTGATGACATTACTGATGGAAAACCACACTTCACACACAAAACCTTCGCAGAATATTTTACTGCACGGTGGTTTTCTAAGCACTACAGTCGGAACAGAGAAATGgtaatggatataatttctgctCCTTGTTATAatgttgtaaaaataatatttgaccgTGTTCTGGCACGTGGAAGTGCTCTACACATGGCAGTCTTGGACAGTGACAGAGACAGAGTAGAGCAGGCTATAAATGCAACTGAGAATATAAATACTTTAGACAAAGGTGGCAGAACTGCCTTACATCTAGCTGTAAGTCTCAAGAACGGACAGAAAGATTCTGAAGACAGTGAATCTTTTTCCAGCTTCATATATACAGACACAGAAGGAACCACAAGTGAACATCATATAACACAATTGCTGTTGGAAAGAAATGCCAGTGTTAACATCAAGGATAAAGTGCTATGCTGGACACCTCTGCAGTATACTGACAGGCTGAATGGTAATTTCAGACTAGTAGGAATGCTTTTGCAATATGGTGCCAATCCGAGAGACATATCAAAATCAAAAATgatgttaataaaaaataatgtcgaagaaaatattaaagttgCAATAAAGCAAGGATACATTGAACTAATAACTTGGATGATCGAGTTTGGATTTGATGTTAATTTGAAACTTCCTTGTGATAATTGTCGCATCTCAAATCGATACAGCACTGTATTTCATGAATCTATTCTATGTGAACAGTTAGAAGTGGCACGCATATTAATTGACAATGGTGCTAATGTTGACATGAGAGACTGTGAAGGAAATACAGCATTACATCTTGCAGCCAAAGAAGGAAAATTACAAGCTGTAACATTTCTGTTAAAAAACAAAAGtgattttaacttattaaatgaGAATCGTGACACTCCTCTTCATGTAGCAACAAGAAGTGGCAAGCTGGAGGTCGTACAGTGCCTAGTAGAGAGTGGTGCTTCCATCATAAGTGGGGATAAAGATGCAACTGGAAGAACTGCACTGCATGTAGCCGCTAACCAGAACAATTTGgacattgtaaaatatttatacgAGAATGGTGGTCACAAAGTGTGCAACAGAAGTTGTATTATCCAAGAAACACCACTACACATAGCAGCATCGTATGGTAGATATAATAACGTTAAATTTCTTGCTGAAAGAGCTATTCATGTTGATGTGGCAGATAACAAAGGAAACACAGCCTTGCACAATGCGCTGGTCTTTGGCAAGTCAGTCGATGTCATCAAATGTTTGGTGGAAGCTGGTGCaaatatttataaagaaaataatcgTGGTGAAACAGCACTTCACCTTGCTGCTGACAGCAATAAGATGGAAATTCTAAACTATTTTGCAGAAAAACGTGCAAACTTTAATATTCAGAACAAAAGAGGTATTACACCTCTTCATAGGGTGGCTGAAGAAGGGAATATGACTGTAATTCGTTATTTGATGGAGAGGTGTTCCAATATTGATACTCAAGACAAGGATGGTGATTCATCTTTGCTTTATGCAGCAAGGAAAGGAAATACAGAAGTTGTAAACTATTTGATTGAAACAGCAGGAGTGATGGTATCTGTCTGCAACAGGAGTGGAAATAATGCACTTCATTGTGCTGCTGAATCAGGTAATTTGGAGTTGGTAAAATATCTGTTGAAAAAATATAGATATCTTAATAGAAGTAATGGACATGGAGAAACTCCCTTGCTAACTGCTGCACTGCATAAAAACTGGGAAGTTGTAAAATTTCTAGGAAGGAATAAAGCAAACTTACATGCGAAGAGACCAGATGGGATAACACTTTTACACATAGCAGCAGAACAAAACAATGTCGACATAGTCAGCATGCTGTTAAGGAAGAGATTCAATGTAAATCTGAAAACCATTACTGGAAATACACCCCTTCATATTGCATGTCAGTACGGATCAGTAAATGTGGTAAAATACCTTACAAACTCTGATAGAAATTCCACCATACTGAATAATCCATCTAAGCTAACAATGAACAATGAAGTCACgtatgatattaatattaatctgCAAAATAATGATGGCAGAACCGCTCTGCATGTTGCTGTTGCTAATAGGAGACTGGACATAGTTGAACATTTAGTTGACAATGGAGCAGATGTTAATTTACAGGACAGACAATGCTTGACACCACTGTGTCTAGCGCTGACATTgaattctaaggataaaaaagaaacaaataccaTTCGGAATGGAAAACACTTGAAAGGTCTGGAAAAGGAGATGACTATGGTGGAAAACCTTGTGAGCTATCTGCTCAAGGCAAGAACTAACAATGAGAGTATGAACGCTGCAATGCACATGGCAGTGTGGCAGGGCAAGTGGGGTTTGGTTCCTCTACTAGTGAATGCGGGTGCAGATGTTAATGCGTGCTATATCTATGGGCTCACTGCTCTGCACAAAGCAGCAGCATCTGGAGAGTACCATGTCGCGGAATATCTGCTCCAGAGAAAAGCTGATGTCAATAAGAAAGACATACATTGTATAACACCTCTTCTATATGCCGCTTTCAGTGGTTACTGCAGTATGATCGATCTGTTAGTTCTTCATGGAGCCAGACTGAAACACAAAGATAAAATGGGAAACACTGCCCTACACTGCGCCACCTCATCAGGACATAGGGAAGCAGTCAAGTGTCTTCTCGGGCATGGAGATGTTTCTCTTCTTCGTATAAAGAATGGAGTAAAGAAAACAGCTCTTGATGTGGCAAAAGTGAAACAACATCACCTGGTTGTAGAATATTTAAAGTCTGTAACTGCACAGAGAACTAGAATTAAGTCTGCTTCCTTTAAAGGCAAGGGAGAAATACGTGAGAGAGGAAATTCTTCACAAAAGAATCAGATATGTGGTGCTTCAAATTCTAAACTGAAACAAAGGACAAAAGGAACTACAAAGCAGAAAGGAAGAGCATTACATGACAAAACAAACAAGCTATTCTAG